Sequence from the Methanobacteriaceae archaeon genome:
GCTGCAATAAGAACAGATGATATCAATGTTATTTCAGCAGCTAGAACAGCTGAAGCAGACATATTTGTAACTGGTTCCTGTTCTTTAGCTTTATCTTGAATTTGTTGTATCTTACCAATTATTAGATCATAAAGATTCATAAAATCCCCCTAAACGACCTATTATCAATTAAATTGTAGGTTTTTGTTAAACCATCAATAGAAGGGGTTGGCTGTTTCAAGCTTTTTAAAAGTTCCGACTCTAAAAGCTCTAATTCTAATTTAAGATTATTAAATTCTTTTCTTCCAACATATTCCTTCATTATACCAGCCCCTGGGCAAGTTGTGCTAGATTATCTGTTGCTAAGTGTGGGAAAAGTCCTAATACCAGACAAATAACCAAAAATGCCACCATAGAAATGATGGTAGCCTTTGGGATTTTTTCATTTAAGATTTCCAGATCTTTAGGGCGTGGTCTCAAATAAATAGTATAAAATACTTTAACAAATGTCATGAAAGTTATTATACTCAATAAAACCATCAGTATACCCAGTTCAGGCAATCCCGCACTTATAGATGCTTGAACAAGCTGAAGTTTACTTTGGAAAGCATTGAATGGTGGAACTCCAGCCATTGCAAAACCAGCGATTAAAACCAGTCCAGCCACCCATGGATTTTCAACCAAGAGACCACCTAATTTATTGGTGTCACTGATTCCTGTTTTATAAAGAATTGTTCCAAATCCAATGAAAAGGAAGGCGGTAATAATGGCCTCATTTACTGCCTGGAAAAGACCAGCAGTTATACCAAATGCAGTTCCCATACCCAGACCTAAACCAATATATCCGAGCTCCCCCACAGCCAAAAATCCGATGATACGTTTGAAATCAGTCTGCATGAGTGCCATAGTAATTCCCAACACCATGGCCAGCAATGAGAAGAATATTATGGCCCATTGGGTTAGGGGCAAGTAAGAGAAGATTCTAATAATGATAATTCCTAATGCTACGAAAGTAAATACTGAAAATGCTTGAAGCAATGCTGCACCGTGTGGAAGTGCTTTACTGTAAACCGCCGATTTTATGGTATGGAATGGTGGCAGACCAGATCCATATAGCCATCCAAATAATATTAACCCGCAAGACATCAATAATAACGGATTATATGGGTCTATTAAACCATGTTTAAGACTGTAAATAATATCCGTTATGTTTACATTACCAGTTAATCCTAAAAGTAATGCAATACCCAGTAAAAGCATTGGTGCAGCAATACTTCCTAAAATCATGTATTTTAGGGCGGTTTCATAATTTCTTTCTATTCCTGAACAAAGAATTATACCAACCTGGGCCAGAGCCGCTATTTCAAAGAATACATAAAGATTGAATATATCGTCAGACAGGAGAATAGCCGTTATAGAAGCAGTTCCCATAAACATGAGAAATGTATAAACTCCAGAAACTCTTTTTGTTTCACTTAGAGAAGTGAAAATAGCTAAAAATGCTACAATCCCTAATATAAATATAAATAATTGCTGTGCGCTGGCAAAGGCATAAGTAATTGCCGGGTGGAATAAATTCAGAGCACTATCTGTAATGGAAGTGGGAAGTCCCTGAGCTATGGTCGGATCATCAATTAAAGGAGCATAACCTCCAAAATAATGAAGCCCAAAACTTGTCATTAAAGGAATTATGGGTAGAACTACTCCTACCATAATAGCCATTGTTTTAATAGTTTTATCCTTACCATGGAATAAATTCAGTAACAAAGCACATGCAATTGGCAATATAACCATTATCGGAATAAGAGGGTTCATTAAATATCATCCCCCAATATTTCAAACTGTGTTCCATATTGTGATAATTTTATTTTCATGATTTTTGAAGATTCATATGAATGTGAGGCATC
This genomic interval carries:
- the ehbF gene encoding energy conserving hydrogenase EhbF, with translation MNPLIPIMVILPIACALLLNLFHGKDKTIKTMAIMVGVVLPIIPLMTSFGLHYFGGYAPLIDDPTIAQGLPTSITDSALNLFHPAITYAFASAQQLFIFILGIVAFLAIFTSLSETKRVSGVYTFLMFMGTASITAILLSDDIFNLYVFFEIAALAQVGIILCSGIERNYETALKYMILGSIAAPMLLLGIALLLGLTGNVNITDIIYSLKHGLIDPYNPLLLMSCGLILFGWLYGSGLPPFHTIKSAVYSKALPHGAALLQAFSVFTFVALGIIIIRIFSYLPLTQWAIIFFSLLAMVLGITMALMQTDFKRIIGFLAVGELGYIGLGLGMGTAFGITAGLFQAVNEAIITAFLFIGFGTILYKTGISDTNKLGGLLVENPWVAGLVLIAGFAMAGVPPFNAFQSKLQLVQASISAGLPELGILMVLLSIITFMTFVKVFYTIYLRPRPKDLEILNEKIPKATIISMVAFLVICLVLGLFPHLATDNLAQLAQGLV